A single window of Besnoitia besnoiti strain Bb-Ger1 chromosome Unknown contig00052, whole genome shotgun sequence DNA harbors:
- a CDS encoding cytochrome b6 subfamily protein (encoded by transcript BESB_064180), with translation MTFTLVVAFLMLVCTEYLGLSLYINDNAFGNGLFILTGIHFSHVIVGAILFVPYLPYYLIGLIFLQTAFGLIELSHPDNSIPVNRFVTPLHIVPEWYFLAYYAVLKVIPSKTGGLLVFMLSTCQ, from the exons atgacattcactttggtagtcgccttcttaatgttagtctgtacggaatacttaggactatctctttatattaatgataatgcatttggtaatggacttttcatcttaactggtatacattttagccatgttattgttggagctatcctt tttgttccctatctaccatattatctaattggtttaattttcttacaaacggcttttggtttgattgaattatcgcacccagataactccataccagtgaaccggtttgtaactccgcttcatatcgtacctgaatggtactttttagcatattatgcggtgttaaaagtaatcccatccaaaaccggtggtttgttagtatttatgttatcaacatgtcaatga
- a CDS encoding uncharacterized protein (encoded by transcript BESB_064150), whose translation MIAVHHHPTGLLKTAKSVGFQYPTTLRLFHIGYVLGVIYGFLFSLILTARENYSDASLISSIVLGVIISETGLFISFFWGVYTTSWTTGLDLEGLCLPDPSSLVLFMTIMLSALAEHS comes from the coding sequence atgattgcagtacaccaccaccccactggactgcttaagacagctaaaagtgttggatttcaatatcctactacattaagattattccacatcggttatgttctaggcgtaatatatggattcttgttctcactcatcttaacagcgagagaaaactactcagatgctagtctaatcagtagcatcgtacttggagttatcatctctgagacaggattatttatcagctttttctggggagtatatactacgagttggactactggtttagatcttgaaggtctttgtttaccggatccaagttctcttgtgcttttcatgaccatcatgttaagtgcattagcagagcatagttaa
- a CDS encoding cytochrome b (encoded by transcript BESB_064170): MSLFRAHLVFYRCALNLNSSYNFGFLVAITFVLQIITGITLAFRYTSEASCAFASVQLVREVAAGWEFRMLHATTASFVFLCILIHMSRGMYNSSYSYLTTAWMSGLVLYLLTIATAFLGYVLPWGQMSFWGATVITNLLSPIPYLVPWLLGGYYVSDVTLKRFFVLHFILPFVGCILIVLHIFYLHLNGSSNPAGIDSALKVAFYPHMLMTDAKCLSYLIGLIFLQTAFGLIELSHPDNSIPVNRFVTPLHIVPEWYFLAYYAVLKVIPSKTGGLLVFMSSLINLALLSEIRALNTRMLIRQHFMTRNVVSGWVIIWVYSMIFLIIIGSAIPQATYILYGRLATIVYLTTGLVLCLY, from the coding sequence atgagtctattccgggcacacctcgtcttttatcggtgtgctctcaatctaaattcatcttataactttggtttcttagttgcaattacctttgtactccaaataattacaggtatcactttagcgttccgatatacttctgaagcatcttgtgcatttgctagtgttcaactagttagagaggtagcagcaggatgggaatttaggatgttgcatgcaacaactgcttctttcgtcttcttgtgtatcttaatacacatgtctcgaggtatgtataactccagctatagttatttaactactgcttggatgtctggtttagttttatatctacttactatagccactgctttcctcggttatgtactaccatggggacagatgagtttctggggtgctacagtcattactaatctcctttctccaataccatatttagtaccttggttactcggtggatactatgtatctgatgtaacattaaaacgattctttgtattgcactttatattaccttttgtaggttgcattctaattgtattacacatcttctatttacatttaaatggttctagtaaccctgcaggtattgattccgcacttaaagtagccttctatcctcatatgttaatgaccgatgctaaatgtctatcctatctaattggtttaattttcttacaaacggcttttggtttgattgaattatcgcacccagataactccataccagtgaaccggtttgtaactccgcttcatatcgtacctgaatggtactttttagcatattatgcggtgttaaaagtaatcccatccaaaaccggtggtttgttagtatttatgtcctctctcattaacttagctcttttatctgaaattcgagctttgaatactcgaatgttgatacgacaacattttatgactcgaaatgtagtcagtggatgggtaattatttgggtatacagtatgatcttcttgattattattggtagtgctattccacaagcgacttatatcttatatggtagattagctactatcgtatatcttactaccggattggttctatgcttatactaa
- a CDS encoding cytochrome b (encoded by transcript BESB_064160), whose translation MVLGSYVELSHPDNSIPVNRFVTPLHIVPEWYFLAYYAVLKVIPSKTGGLLVFMSSLINLALLSEIRALNTRMLIRQHFMTRNVVSGWVIIWVYSMILIIIGSAIPQATYILYGRLATIVYLTTGLVLCLY comes from the exons atggttttgggctc ctatgtcgaattatcgcacccagataactccataccagtgaaccggtttgtaactccgcttcatatcgtacctgaatggtactttttagcatattatgcggtgttaaaagtaatcccatccaaaaccggtggtttgttagtatttatgtcctctctcattaacttagctcttttatctgaaattcgagctttgaatactcgaatgttgatacgacaacattttatgactcgaaatgtagtcagtggatgggtaattatttgggtatacagtatgatcttgattattattggtagtgctattccacaagcgacttatatcttatatggtagattagctactatcgtatatcttactaccggattggttctatgcttatactaa